The genomic stretch GAAGTTCGGTTCCAACATCTGCCCGGAGACCGACGCGATCGTCGCCTGCGCCGAGATCGACTTCGACCTCTGGCCCGGCGAGGTGCTCGGCGTGGTCGGCGAGTCCGGCTCCGGCAAGAGCACGCTCGTGCAGTTGCTCTACTTCGACAACCCGGCCACGTCCGGCGAGGTCTATTTCAACGCCGTCGACGGCGGTACGACCAACATCCTCGGGCTCTCCAACCAGCGCAAACGCTGGCTGCGCAACCACAAGATGGGGATGGTGTATCAGAATCCTCGAGACGGGCTCAACTTCGCCTTTTCCGCCGGCGGCAACATCGCCGAGAAGCTCCTCATGGCCGGCAATTTCCACGTCGGCAGTATCCGCGAGCGTGCGAGTTGGCTCCTGGAAAAGACCGAGGTGCCCGTTAAACGCATGGACGCCACGCCCGCCGCCTTCTCCGGCGGCATGCAGCAACGCGTCCAGATCTCGAAGGCGATCGCGAACAACCCGCCCCTGCTCTTCCTCGACGAGATCACGAGCGGGCTGGACGTTTCGGTCCAAGCTCGCGTGCTCGATCTCATCCGTCACCTGCAGCGCGAACTCGGCATCTCGATGATCGTCGTCTCCCACGACCTCGCCGTGATCCGCATGCTCACGGATCGCACGATGGTGCTGAAGAACGGCCGCATCGTCGAGGCCGGCCTCACCGATCAGATCCTCCAGGATCCGCAGCACGCCTACACCCAACTGCTCGTGAGTTCCCTGCTCTGAACCCCGCTTCGAGCGCATCCGCAACGCCACTACCGCACGCACCATGTCCAAGATTCTCGAAGTCCAGAACGTCTCCAAGCACTTCCACCTCCACGTCCAGAACGACAAGCGCATCCCGGCGCTCGACGACGTCACGTTCGACATGGAGCGCGGCGAGATCCTCGGCCTGACCGGCAAGTCCGGCTCAGGCAAGAGTTCTCTCATGAAGTGCATCTACCGCACCTACCTCGTATCCTCCGGACGGATACTGCTTCACCTGGAGGACGGATCGACGGTCGACCTCGCCGCCGCCGGCGAGCACGAGGTCCTGCGCGTGCGCCGCACGGAGATGTTCTACTGTTCGCAGTTCCTCAGCGTCATCCCCCGTGTGCCGGCAGTCGACGTGGTGGCCGAGTCGCTCACCCGCAAAGGCCGTTCGCAGGACGAGGCGCGCACGATCGCTCGGGAACTGCTCTCGCGCCTCGGCCTACCGCAGGAGCTGTGGGACGCGTTTCCCGCCACGTTCTCCGGCGGCGAACAACAACGCGTGAACATCGCGCGAGCCATCATCGCCGCGCCCCGCTTCCTCCTCGTGGACGAGCCGACCGCCTCGCTCGATCAGAAGACGAAGGACGTGGTCATCGACCTCGTGCTCGCCCTCAAGAACCGCGGCACGTCGGTGGTGTTGATCACGCACGATCAACACACGCTCGAACGCATGGCCGACCGCCGACTCCACCTCCTCCACGGCCGGGTTCGCGAGATGGCGACGGCTTGATCGCCGCCGCTCTTCCATCCGAGCCCACGCCGAGCCTCGCGCGATGTTCGCCCGCTCACTCACCGTCCCCGGCTTCGCTCTCCGCATCCTCGCGGCAACCACGATGCTGGTCGCCGCCGTTCTGCTCTCCGCCTGTGGTCCGGACTCCCGCGCCGAAGACGAAGCGTCCCGTTCCGATCGGCCGAGGGTTCTCCGTATCGGCTGGGTGCCGAACGACGAGGACGTCGAACGCCGCGCCCGTTGGGAGGGTCTCGTCGACTACCTCGAGCGCCGCTTGGAGATGCGCGTCGAGTTGGTTCAGACCGCGAGCTACAGCCCGGCGATCGAAGCTCTGCGCGCAAAGAAACTCGAGATCGTCGGCCTCGCGCCGTTCGCCTACCTCATCGCGAGCCAGAAGGGTCTCGCCCTTCCGCTCGTCGCCGCCGGCACCGCGGACGGCGCACCACGCGCCTACCGATCCGGCTTCATCGTCCCGAAGGACAGCCCGCTTCGCACTTTGGACGACGTCAAGGCCCACGCGAGTTCGATCACGTTCTCTTGGGCCGATCCGGCATCGACCTCGGGCCACCTCGTCCCCCGCGCTCATCTCGAGAGCCTCGGCATCCACGCGGAGCGCGACTTCAAGCGGGCGGTGTTCGCGATGAACCACACCGCTTCGATCCTCACCGTGAAGGCGGGCAAGGTCGACCTCGCGGCCGTGACCACGACCTCCCTGCAAAACATGATCACGAAAGGCCGCATCGCCGCGGACGACGTCCGTCTGATCTGGGAGTCCGAGCCGATCATGGCCTCGATCATCGCGATCCGCGCGGACCTTCCCGAAGCTTTTCGGGCCGAGATCCTCGCCGCCTACCTCGCCTTCGCCGACGAAGATCCGGAGGCTTGGGAAAGGATCGCTCCGCTCTATCTCACCGAGGGAGTTCGGTGGGTGGCCGCTCACGATCGCGACTTCGACGCCCTCCGAGTTCTCGCCCGCAACGTGGAACACCTCGAACTCCTCGGCGAATGATCCGGACGGCAGCACGCTCACTTCGACGGGGTTCGGCGTGCCTTCCACTCGCCGTGCTGCTCGCGGCGCTCTTCACCGCTTGCGGTCGCGCACCACGCCATGCCGACGCCCACGATGCGCCTCGAGTGCTGCGCGTCGCCTGGACTCCGAGCGAGGAGGAACCCGAACGCATCGCGCGTTGGGATGGTTTCGTCCGCTACCTTGAACGCCGTCTCGGCGTACCCGTCGAGCTGATACAAACGGGGAACTACGGTGCGAAGATCGAAGCCATGCGGGCGCACAAGATCGAGGTCTGCACGCTCGGTCCGTTCTCCTACGTGGTCGCCCGTACGAAAATGGCGGTCGAGCCCATGGTGGTCCGCGGTGAGAGAGACGGAGCGCCCGCGGTCTACCGATCGATTTTCATCGTTCCCGCCTCCAGTCCTCTGCGGTCGTTGGAGGATGTCGTCTCGCGTGCCGGAGAGCTCACGCTCGCATGGGTCGATCCCGCCTCTGCCTCCGGTCACCTCGTGCCGCGCGTCCATCTCGAATCGCTCGGCCTCGTACCGGAGGAGCACTTCAAGGAGGTCGTGTTCACCCTTTCGCACCTCGCCTCGGTGCTGTCGACCAAGGCAGGGCACGTGGACCTCGCCGCCGTGACGTCCAACGGACTGGACCGGTTCGTTCGCGAGGGGCGTATCGACCGCGAAGACGTTCGCGTCCTTTGGGCGTCCGACTCGATCGTCAACGACGTCACCGCCATCCGCGGCGACCTGCCCGAATCGTTCAAGACACGTGTGCGCGAGGCATGGTTGAGCTTCCGCGAGGACGAGCCCGCGCTCTGGACCGAGTTCGCCGACGGCTTCCCCGATCCCTCGACGATCTGGGTTCCGATCGCCGACGAAGACTTCGACGGCCTGCGCGAAGTCGCCCGCCGCCTCCGACATCTGCGTCTCCTCGAATGAACCACGCACGTCGCCGCTTTCTTCGCCTGGTGCCGCCCGCGTTGACGACGCTCGGCTTCGGCTGGTCGGCTTGCGGTATCCGTTCCGCGGATGCGTCGGACTCCCCCCAGCGCTTTCGCATCGCCTCCGTCCCGCAGCAGGACATGGAGGAACGCTACGCGGCCGCATATCGCGCACTCGAAGCATACTTGGCTCCACGTCTCGGCGTGCCCGTGTCGGTCCACCCGCTCGAAAACGCCACCCTCGCACTGGAAGGTTTGCGCGCCGGCAAACTCGACCTCTGCAACTTTTCGCCGTGGCCGTTCCTGCTCGCCGAATCGCGCGCGAACGTCGAGGCGCTGCTCTTCACCCGCACGCCCGAAGGAGGCACGGGCTCGTACCGGTCACTGCTCGTCACGCATCGTGGCACGGGTCTCGCGAACGCGGAGGACGTCCTCGAGCGCGCGGCCGAAATCACGTTCAGTTTCGAAGAAGCGGTTTCCACGTCCGGTCATCTCGCGCCCCGTGCGTTCTTCCACCAGATCGGGATCGACCCCGAAAAGGACTTCAAGCGCGTCCTGTTTTCTACCGACGGCACGACCAATCTCCTCGCCGTGAAGGCACGTCGACTCGATCTCGCCGCCGTGAGCGACTCGACGCTGCGTCGCGCCGTCGATCGCGGTCGCATCTCGCCCGATGACATCGTGGTGGTCTGGAGATCGGAACCGTTGCTCAGCGGCATCACCGCGATCCGGCGTGCCCTCCCCGCCGCCTTCCGGCGACGCGTTCAAACCCTGTTCATCGACCTTCCGACCGCCGAACCCGCGCTGTGGGCCGAGGTCGCGCGACAATACTCGCATCCAGTCGCTGGATACAGCGCCGCGGACGAGTCCCTCCTTCTGCCCTACCGCCGGCTCGTCGGCACGGTGCCCGGGCTCGCCCTCTCCGCCTGACGACAACCCACACCCTTCCCGCGATGCTCACCGTCACCGCCCTCTCGAAGAATCTGCCCGATGGCCGCCCCATTCTCCGCGACATCGAGTTCACCGTCCACCGCGGAGAGTTCGTCGGCGTGCTCGGCGCCAGCGGAGCGGGCAAGAGTCTCACGCTCCGCTGCATTCTCGGTCTTACGCGAGCAGACTCCGGACGTGCCGTGCTGGAGACGGAAACCGACGATTTCGATCTCGTGAACGCGCGCGGAAGGCGGCTGCGCGAAGCACGCCGACACATCGGAGTCATCTTTCAAGGCTTCAATCTCGTGAAGCGCCTCCGCGTCCTCGACAACGTCATGATCGGCAGGCTCGGCGGCATCTCCCCTTGGCGCTCTTGGCTTTACGGTTTCACCGACTCGGAAGCGCATGAGGCACTCGATGCCTTGCGACGCGTGAAGATGGAACACTTCGCGGAGCGCATCACCGGCACGTTGTCGGGGGGGGAAATGCAACGCGTCGCCATCGCACGGGCCATCTTCCAACGGCCGGCCATGTACATGGCCGACGAGCCCATAGCATCCCTCGATCCCACGAACTCGATCGCGATCATGAAACTCCTCGCGCCTCTCGCCCGCGAGACGCCCGTGCTCGGAGTGTTTCATCAGCCCGAAATGACCGCTCGCTTCTGCACGCGTGTGATCGCCATCCGCCAGGGCCGCATCGTCTACGACGGCGCGCCGGAACTGTCCCAGCGGCAACTTCAAGACATCTACGGCAGCGAACTCGACCAAGTCCTGCGCCCCCCCGCGCCCGTCCTACCCACCGACACACTCCCCGAGCCCGAAGCCGCCGTCGGGGCCGCAAGCGCGGCCTGACTCCGCGTATCCGTTCCGTGACGACACGAGACCCACTCGAACCGAACCGCGCTTCCGGCCTGCGACGCATGCGCCGCCCGGCGCTCGTAGCCCTCGCTCTCGGCCTCGTGGTCTACTGGGCCGCCGCGCAGTGCAACGTCAGCCCGAGCGAACTGGTCGACGGAGCCGTCCGTGGACTCGAGGTATTGGTGTTCTTCTTTTCGCCCGATTGGCACGCTCTACCGGAGCTCGCCGGTCCAGCGCTCGTCACGGTGCTCCTCGCTGCGGTGGCCACGCCCTTGGGCGTGGCGCTCTCCGCCGTGTTCGGTCTAGCCGCGGCGCGCAACGTCGCTCCCGGTTGGCTTCGCACACCGGCGCGCATGCTGATCGGTCTCGAACGCGCGTTGCCCGAAATCATCATCCTCCTCCTGCTCGTCGCCGCATTGGGCGTGGGACCTTTTCCCGGCGTGATCGCACTCGCACTGGGTTCGATCGGGATGCTCGGAAAACTCCTCGCCGACTCGGTCGAGGAAATCGATGCCCGCGTGCTCGAATCGGTCGAGACGGTTGGTGCCACGCGCTGGCAGGTGATCCGCCACGCCGTGATCCCCGAGGTGCTGCCCTCCTTTCTCGCCAACGCGATCTTCAGGTTCGAGGTGAACATCCGCGCTTCGGTCCTGCTCGGCGCAGTCGGGGCCGGCGGCATCGGCTTCGAACTGAGCAAGGCCATGAGCCTGCTCGAGTACGAACGTGCGATGAGCGCCGTGCTCCTCACGCTCGCCTTGGTGTTCGGTGCCGAACGCGTATCCGATTTCCTCCGACGCCGCGTGCTCGATGGGGGGAGACTTCGATGAACTCCGTCGCCCCTGCCGCAGACGTCCCTTCGGCCTTGTTCACGCCCCCTTCCCGGCACTTTCGTCGGCGGCTCGCGATCTTCGCCGCGATCGGCGCGTTTCTCGTCGCAGCCTCCGCAGCGTTGAAGTTCCAGCCTTGGCTGCTGTTCACCGACTTCCACTACCTCGTCCGTCTCGCGGGCGAGATGCTGCCCCCGCGCATCGAGCTGCTCTGGACGAAGCCGTCTCTCTATTCGTCGGTCGCCGAGACGATCGCGATGGCCCTGCTCGGAACCCTCGGCGGCGCCTCGATCGCCCTCGCCCTCGCCCTGCTCGCCGCCGCCAACACCACGCCTCATCCCCTCCTGCGCACCGTCGTCCGCTTCGGCTTCGGCGCCGAACGCGCCACGCCCAACTTCGTGGTGCTGCTCGTCCTGCTCATCGCCGTCGGCTTTGGACCGTTCGCCGGCATGCTCGCGCTCACGATCGGCTCGATCGGCATGTTCGGCAAACTGTTCGCCGATGCGATCGAACAGGTCGATCCGGCCCCGATCGAGGCCATCGAGTCGGTCGGTGCCGGCCGATGGCACGTGATCCGGTACGCCGTCGTCCCACAGGTGCTGCCGTCCGTCGTCGCCAACGGCTTCTACGCGTTCGACGTGAACCTCCGCGCCGCCATCGCCCTCGGCGTCTACGGCGGCGGCGGGCTCGGCTTCGAACTCCAGCTCGCGATGAAGGTCCTGCGCTATCAGGACGTGCTCGCGCTCGTCCTACTCGTCCTGGTCATGGTCACGCTCATGGAGCGTGTATCCGATTTTCTGCGACGCCGTATCCTCGGCTCCACCGCCTCCCTCTGAACCCGTCCGGCTCCGTCTCTCTCCATGCAACGAAACATCCTCACCAACGCCCGCATCGTCCTGCCCGACCGCACCGTCGAAGGCTCCGTCGTGATCGAGAACGAGCGCATCGCCGAGATCGTCGCCGATCGGCACTATGCCGAAGGCATGGACATGCACGGCCTCTGGCTGGCACCCGGCATCGTGGACATCCACACCGACTACCTCGAAAAGGAGATCAACCCCCGCCCCAAGACGAACTTCCCGCTCCCGCTCGCGTTTCACATGATGGACCAGCGCGCGCTCGCCTGCGGTCTCACGACGGTCCTCGGCGCGGTCCGCTTCTCCGACGACGGCGACAAACAGACGACGCTCTGGCGCGGCAACGGCCTCGCGCTCGCCGAACAATACGAGGAACTCGCCCGCACCGCCCTCGCACGACACCTCCTCCACGTTCGCTGGGACACGAACTTCGAACCCGTCGACGAGTTGCTCGCGCAGATGGGCCGGTTCACGTGCTTCGGCAACCTCGTCTACAACGAAAACATCCCCGGTCAGCGCCAGTTCCGCGACATGGAGGACCTCGCCAAGAAGCGCGCCGCCCGCGGCGATCTCACCCTCGAAGAGGCGCGCGAACGTCTCGCCCGCCAGATCGAAGTGGCCCGCACGATCAACAACCGACCCAAGGTGCTCGCCGCGTTCGGCGGTATCCTGCCCATCGGTAGCCACGACGACACGACGGTGGAACACGTCCGAGAGGCCCGTGAGTTCGGCGCCTCCCTCGCCGAGATGCCGACGACGCTGGCGGCCGCCCGCGAGGCGAAGCGCCTCGGCCTTTCCGTCTGCATGGGTGCGCCAAACTACCTGCGCGGTGGTTCTCACTGCGGCAATCTCGGCGCACCCGAAGCGATCGCCGAGGGTCTGGTCGACATCCTCTGCAGCGACTATCACTTCCCCTCTCTTCTCGGTGCCGCGATCAAACTGATGTCGAACGGTACGGCACCTCACGAAGCCTTCCACTACGTCTCCCTCGCTCCCGCTCGTCACCTTCGTCGCGACGACGATCTCGGAAGCATCGAAGCCGGCAAACTGGCGGACCTGATCGCGTTCGAACCGAAAGAAACGCACGGAGTGGTCCGCGCCGCGTGGGTCGGTGGCGCCATGCGTCTCCAACTTTCACATACGGTCCGCCGCGCGAGCCCCGCCTTGGAGCCGGTCTGAGAGCCCGTCCAAAAACTCGCGAGGCGTGTCGTTTGCCGAGAAAGGGGCCAGCCGTAAGGCGCGTCCGGCACGGGGTATCCTCGGTGGGGCTATCCCTGCCGGACGCAACGCCGCGGATGGCCCCTTTCCCGGCAAACCCTCCGGGCGGCAGCGCTCCGCGCCACGGGCGGCGTTGTGTCCGAGGGCCAAGGCCCTCCGGGCATTGGCTCCTCGAACACGCCTTGCCCGATGGCTCGGATCGCTCGCCGCGACAGGCCTCGGGAGTTTTTGGACGGGCTCTGAGGCGGAGTTGGGTCGTGCGAAGGCGCGACGACTACGCGATCAACGCCCGCCTTCGACCACGTCCGGGCCGGTGAACTCCGCCGGCATCGCGTCCGCGAGCGCATGCACGGTCGAGAAGGTCTCGTCGTCGCACGGCGCAAAGAACGCCGCTCCTCCCGAAAAGCCCGCCATCGCCCTTCCAGACGCCACCGGGTCCGCTCGGTGCATGGCTGCAAGCGCGTCCTTGACTGCGGCTTTCAAAGCGGCCGGCAACTGCGCGCGGATAGCCATCGGACCGTTCGGCATGGGATCCGATCGCCACAACTCGACGAATTGCTCGCTCCTCAAGCGTCCCGATGCGACCAGCCGCTCGAGCGTGCTGGCACTCACGGCCGCGACGTCGGTCTCGCCGTAAGCCACGTCCAACAGCGCCACGGCGTGGCTCCCCGTGAACGAAACCGAACGAAATGCTTCTTCCGGCTTCAACCCGAGCGTCGCCAGCTTCGCGCGCGGAGCCAAGTGCCCGGAGTTCGACGCCCGGTCCGTGAAGGAGAAGCGAAGTTCGCTCGCTCGTCTCACGAGGTCGTCCATCGTCCGCACCTCGCGCTCGGGTTTCGACACGAATACGCTCGAGTAACTGCGCGCCTGTCCGTCTGCGTACGCGGTGAGTGCGATCGCCTCCGCCACGCCGCGACGATGGGCCAACACGTAGGCGAAGGGAGCCAGTGCGACCAAGTCGATCTCGCCCGTCGCCAACGCCTCGACCGCCGGTCCGTAACTCGCCGTGCGCACGACTTCGCACCGCAAGCCCAAGCGGTGCTCCAGATACCGCGCGAGCGCACGCGTGGACTCCTCCCGATCTGCCAACGTGTCCTCGGTCGGAGTGAAGCCGATCCGCAACAACGGTCGTCCTTCTCCACCCCCATCGCCGCTCCGACCGCAACCCGCGAACGCGAGCAGGACACTCAGCGCGACGAAAAACGAGCGACGTCTCCAACCTTCGGATACACCGGCGCTCATGTCACTTCGCCTCGCCCCACGCACACCAGTAGTGCGGCAAGGTCTCCCAGTGGACCCCGCGCGCGTGGGACTCGAGCACGTCGCGCACGAACGGCTCCTCGGGGAAGTTCTTCAACACCTCGTAGGTCTCGCCGCTCTCGAGCCGGCGCAGTTGCCACGTGTTTCCCGCCGCGTCGTTCCGATGGATCGGCGTGCTGCTCCCGGGCACGAACCGATTGTCCACGAAGACGAAGCGTGCACCGCGCTCGAGCCTTCCGAAGAAGCCGGCGAGAAACGTCTGCAACGCTCCGTCGATACCGAGGTGCGACCACCAAAACGCAGCCAGACCAGCATCGCAGGAACACGGCGCAGGAGGCAGATCGAAAGCGTCGGCCACCGCCCACTGCACGCGTTCCTCAGGCAAGTCTTTCGTCTTCGCGACTTCCAACACCTCTTCGTTGCAGTCGGTGGCGAAGACGAACTCCGCCTGCCCGACCACGAATTGCGTCCAATACCCCGTACCGCACGCGACTTCGTAGACGCGCCTCCCCGCGAGCAAGCCCGGCAAACGCGTGCGCAAGGCCGATAGATCCGGCTGACGCTCCGGCTTGTCGTAGATCCGCTCGTACTCCCGCGCGCGACGCGCGTAGTAGTCCCTGAAGTCGCTCAGCGTCGCACCCGTGTTCATGCGACCGCACCCGTCGCACGCGCACCCGAAAAGTTCAACCCGTCGAACGACAGTTGCGCCAACACGCTCTCCACCGCCGGCCACGGCCGATCGTCTTCGTTCGGTGCCACGACGTGCTCCTGCGGGTACGGAAAGTCGCCTTTCGAGTTGAAGCGGCCCAAAGCCCAGCGCAGCGGCTTGCCCGCCATGACGTCCGCATCGAATCGATCGCGCTCGTACAACCGCCGCAGCGGCGGCCTCACGCGGAGAACGCGCGTCGACAAAGGTGCCGCCAGTTCCACGAACAACACCCGCCAACCGACACGA from Opitutales bacterium ASA1 encodes the following:
- a CDS encoding ATP-binding cassette domain-containing protein, translating into MIMPSHDNDDGWLLRVRGLTKIYGEPISTSVQYTGPKFGSNICPETDAIVACAEIDFDLWPGEVLGVVGESGSGKSTLVQLLYFDNPATSGEVYFNAVDGGTTNILGLSNQRKRWLRNHKMGMVYQNPRDGLNFAFSAGGNIAEKLLMAGNFHVGSIRERASWLLEKTEVPVKRMDATPAAFSGGMQQRVQISKAIANNPPLLFLDEITSGLDVSVQARVLDLIRHLQRELGISMIVVSHDLAVIRMLTDRTMVLKNGRIVEAGLTDQILQDPQHAYTQLLVSSLL
- a CDS encoding ATP-binding cassette domain-containing protein; the encoded protein is MSKILEVQNVSKHFHLHVQNDKRIPALDDVTFDMERGEILGLTGKSGSGKSSLMKCIYRTYLVSSGRILLHLEDGSTVDLAAAGEHEVLRVRRTEMFYCSQFLSVIPRVPAVDVVAESLTRKGRSQDEARTIARELLSRLGLPQELWDAFPATFSGGEQQRVNIARAIIAAPRFLLVDEPTASLDQKTKDVVIDLVLALKNRGTSVVLITHDQHTLERMADRRLHLLHGRVREMATA
- a CDS encoding putative selenate ABC transporter substrate-binding protein yields the protein MFARSLTVPGFALRILAATTMLVAAVLLSACGPDSRAEDEASRSDRPRVLRIGWVPNDEDVERRARWEGLVDYLERRLEMRVELVQTASYSPAIEALRAKKLEIVGLAPFAYLIASQKGLALPLVAAGTADGAPRAYRSGFIVPKDSPLRTLDDVKAHASSITFSWADPASTSGHLVPRAHLESLGIHAERDFKRAVFAMNHTASILTVKAGKVDLAAVTTTSLQNMITKGRIAADDVRLIWESEPIMASIIAIRADLPEAFRAEILAAYLAFADEDPEAWERIAPLYLTEGVRWVAAHDRDFDALRVLARNVEHLELLGE
- a CDS encoding putative selenate ABC transporter substrate-binding protein, which codes for MLRVAWTPSEEEPERIARWDGFVRYLERRLGVPVELIQTGNYGAKIEAMRAHKIEVCTLGPFSYVVARTKMAVEPMVVRGERDGAPAVYRSIFIVPASSPLRSLEDVVSRAGELTLAWVDPASASGHLVPRVHLESLGLVPEEHFKEVVFTLSHLASVLSTKAGHVDLAAVTSNGLDRFVREGRIDREDVRVLWASDSIVNDVTAIRGDLPESFKTRVREAWLSFREDEPALWTEFADGFPDPSTIWVPIADEDFDGLREVARRLRHLRLLE
- a CDS encoding putative selenate ABC transporter substrate-binding protein — its product is MNHARRRFLRLVPPALTTLGFGWSACGIRSADASDSPQRFRIASVPQQDMEERYAAAYRALEAYLAPRLGVPVSVHPLENATLALEGLRAGKLDLCNFSPWPFLLAESRANVEALLFTRTPEGGTGSYRSLLVTHRGTGLANAEDVLERAAEITFSFEEAVSTSGHLAPRAFFHQIGIDPEKDFKRVLFSTDGTTNLLAVKARRLDLAAVSDSTLRRAVDRGRISPDDIVVVWRSEPLLSGITAIRRALPAAFRRRVQTLFIDLPTAEPALWAEVARQYSHPVAGYSAADESLLLPYRRLVGTVPGLALSA
- the phnC gene encoding phosphonate ABC transporter ATP-binding protein, with product MLTVTALSKNLPDGRPILRDIEFTVHRGEFVGVLGASGAGKSLTLRCILGLTRADSGRAVLETETDDFDLVNARGRRLREARRHIGVIFQGFNLVKRLRVLDNVMIGRLGGISPWRSWLYGFTDSEAHEALDALRRVKMEHFAERITGTLSGGEMQRVAIARAIFQRPAMYMADEPIASLDPTNSIAIMKLLAPLARETPVLGVFHQPEMTARFCTRVIAIRQGRIVYDGAPELSQRQLQDIYGSELDQVLRPPAPVLPTDTLPEPEAAVGAASAA
- the phnE gene encoding phosphonate ABC transporter, permease protein PhnE, whose translation is MRRPALVALALGLVVYWAAAQCNVSPSELVDGAVRGLEVLVFFFSPDWHALPELAGPALVTVLLAAVATPLGVALSAVFGLAAARNVAPGWLRTPARMLIGLERALPEIIILLLLVAALGVGPFPGVIALALGSIGMLGKLLADSVEEIDARVLESVETVGATRWQVIRHAVIPEVLPSFLANAIFRFEVNIRASVLLGAVGAGGIGFELSKAMSLLEYERAMSAVLLTLALVFGAERVSDFLRRRVLDGGRLR
- a CDS encoding hypothetical protein (frameshifted, insertion/deletion at around 4492999;~possible pseudo due to internal stop codon) codes for the protein MNSVAPAADVPSALFTPPSRHFRRRLAIFAAIGAFLVAASAALKFQPWLLFTDFHYLVRLAGEMLPPRIELLWTKPSLYSSVAETIAMALLGTLGGASIALALALLAAANTTPHPLLRTVVRFGFGAERATPNFVVLLVLLIAVGFGPFAGMLALTIGSIGMFGKLFADAIEQVDPAPIEAIESVGAGRWHVIRYAVVPQVLPSVVANGFYAFDVNLRAAIALGVYGGGGLGFELQLAMKVLRYQDVLALVLLVLVMVTLMERVSDFLRRRILGSTASL
- the phnM gene encoding alpha-D-ribose 1-methylphosphonate 5-triphosphate diphosphatase; translation: MQRNILTNARIVLPDRTVEGSVVIENERIAEIVADRHYAEGMDMHGLWLAPGIVDIHTDYLEKEINPRPKTNFPLPLAFHMMDQRALACGLTTVLGAVRFSDDGDKQTTLWRGNGLALAEQYEELARTALARHLLHVRWDTNFEPVDELLAQMGRFTCFGNLVYNENIPGQRQFRDMEDLAKKRAARGDLTLEEARERLARQIEVARTINNRPKVLAAFGGILPIGSHDDTTVEHVREAREFGASLAEMPTTLAAAREAKRLGLSVCMGAPNYLRGGSHCGNLGAPEAIAEGLVDILCSDYHFPSLLGAAIKLMSNGTAPHEAFHYVSLAPARHLRRDDDLGSIEAGKLADLIAFEPKETHGVVRAAWVGGAMRLQLSHTVRRASPALEPV
- the phnD gene encoding phosphonate ABC transporter substrate-binding protein, which produces MLRIGFTPTEDTLADREESTRALARYLEHRLGLRCEVVRTASYGPAVEALATGEIDLVALAPFAYVLAHRRGVAEAIALTAYADGQARSYSSVFVSKPEREVRTMDDLVRRASELRFSFTDRASNSGHLAPRAKLATLGLKPEEAFRSVSFTGSHAVALLDVAYGETDVAAVSASTLERLVASGRLRSEQFVELWRSDPMPNGPMAIRAQLPAALKAAVKDALAAMHRADPVASGRAMAGFSGGAAFFAPCDDETFSTVHALADAMPAEFTGPDVVEGGR